A single window of Candidatus Limnocylindrales bacterium DNA harbors:
- a CDS encoding gluconeogenesis factor YvcK family protein, whose translation MALKKVVSLGGSSGPRLVFESIGSFPDIQLTAIVATTDTGSSTGIIRKNFSIPAPGDLRATLALMADPPEAYKLLKELFEYRLQPSLSTDLRNMAFGNLFITALAELLGDFDGAIQWLHQFLQVRGKVLPVSLQSTHICAELEDGSIVKGEYSIRQPHKPPIKRIFLEDPEAKANPACLEALHTADLIVIGPGCLYTSQIACLVFPGIVEAIQKSSAKKVYICNTTTYPGQTDGFTCLRHVEEIMAYLGKNVLHYALINQGTPSQEVLDLYAQEGCMFMDLTPEMRDQIQKLNIRILSGYLLEPERKEKRKLHKLDTIRLDPGKVGLLLYQILTCKE comes from the coding sequence ATGGCGCTCAAGAAGGTGGTTTCCCTGGGTGGAAGCTCAGGTCCTCGATTGGTGTTTGAGAGTATCGGATCTTTCCCGGATATTCAGCTTACAGCCATCGTTGCCACAACAGATACCGGAAGCAGTACGGGGATCATCCGTAAGAATTTTTCCATTCCCGCTCCAGGGGATCTGCGGGCCACCCTGGCCCTCATGGCGGATCCTCCGGAGGCTTATAAACTTTTAAAAGAATTGTTTGAATATCGGCTTCAGCCGAGTCTTTCAACGGACCTTAGGAACATGGCCTTCGGGAATCTCTTTATTACAGCCTTAGCCGAGTTGTTGGGAGATTTTGATGGGGCTATTCAATGGCTGCATCAGTTCTTACAAGTCCGGGGAAAGGTTTTACCCGTTTCCCTTCAAAGCACCCATATTTGTGCCGAGTTGGAAGACGGGTCTATTGTAAAGGGAGAGTACTCCATCCGACAACCCCACAAACCTCCCATTAAAAGAATCTTCTTGGAAGATCCGGAGGCTAAAGCAAACCCGGCTTGCCTTGAAGCTTTACATACGGCCGATCTTATCGTAATAGGCCCCGGCTGTCTTTATACCAGTCAGATCGCCTGTCTGGTTTTTCCTGGGATCGTAGAAGCCATTCAAAAATCTTCCGCCAAAAAGGTTTACATTTGTAATACAACGACCTATCCGGGTCAGACCGATGGATTTACCTGCTTACGTCATGTGGAAGAAATTATGGCCTACCTTGGGAAGAATGTTCTGCACTATGCCCTCATCAACCAGGGAACCCCTTCCCAAGAGGTCCTGGACTTATATGCACAGGAGGGTTGTATGTTTATGGATTTAACGCCGGAAATGCGAGATCAAATTCAGAAGTTAAATATCCGTATCTTGAGTGGTTATCTCTTAGAACCTGAGAGAAAAGAGAAAAGAAAGCTTCACAAGTTGGATACCATCCGGCTGGATCCTGGGAAGGTTGGGTTACTCTTATATCAGATCCTAACCTGTAAAGAATAA
- a CDS encoding D-2-hydroxyacid dehydrogenase: MKFLIYPAIDEKSLQEIQSVSKEVEVLNIQEEEKALEVMDEVDAMYGTITPALLAKAKKLRWIQTPIAGLEHYMFPALVESDVILTNMQGIYSDHIADHVMGYILCFARGFHIYLRRQLQRKWQGGVPVIHLADQTLGIIGLGGIGTEVARRGATSGMRVLAVDAIKKRKPRFVKALWGLDKLSRLLAESDFVVVCVPQTPETVKMIGMAQFRQMKKTAYFINVGRGVVVDLAALTTALQNGEIAGAGLDVFEIEPLPSHHPLWGMENVIITPHTAGEDPHTAERRIHVVKENLQRFMGGEPLKNIVDKKRWF, encoded by the coding sequence ATGAAATTCCTGATTTATCCCGCAATAGATGAGAAATCCCTTCAAGAGATCCAATCCGTTTCAAAGGAGGTTGAAGTTTTGAATATCCAGGAAGAAGAGAAAGCGCTTGAGGTTATGGACGAGGTAGATGCCATGTATGGAACCATTACACCGGCCCTTTTGGCAAAGGCGAAAAAATTGAGGTGGATTCAAACGCCTATTGCGGGGCTTGAACACTATATGTTCCCCGCATTGGTAGAAAGTGACGTGATTCTCACCAATATGCAAGGGATTTACAGCGATCATATTGCAGATCATGTCATGGGATATATTCTGTGTTTTGCCCGTGGGTTTCATATTTACCTCCGACGGCAACTCCAACGAAAATGGCAGGGGGGTGTCCCTGTCATCCATCTGGCGGACCAGACCTTAGGGATTATCGGGTTGGGTGGAATCGGAACGGAGGTGGCCAGACGGGGAGCAACTTCCGGGATGCGGGTCCTTGCGGTCGATGCCATCAAGAAAAGAAAACCCAGATTTGTTAAGGCGTTGTGGGGACTCGATAAATTAAGCAGGCTCTTAGCAGAGTCCGATTTTGTCGTAGTGTGTGTACCGCAAACCCCCGAGACGGTTAAAATGATCGGTATGGCCCAGTTCAGGCAGATGAAGAAAACCGCTTACTTTATCAATGTGGGGCGCGGGGTGGTGGTGGATTTGGCGGCCTTAACTACAGCCTTGCAGAACGGTGAAATTGCCGGTGCAGGATTGGATGTCTTTGAAATCGAACCTCTCCCTTCTCACCATCCCCTTTGGGGCATGGAAAATGTCATTATAACTCCCCATACTGCAGGAGAAGACCCTCATACGGCAGAGCGCCGAATCCACGTTGTAAAAGAAAACCTTCAACGGTTTATGGGAGGTGAACCTTTAAAGAATATCGTAGATAAGAAGCGCTGGTTCTGA
- a CDS encoding gamma-glutamylcyclotransferase family protein, whose translation MERQGFYPPESHYFFFYGTLCRRGSNFKKYAYDALTIQEARTLGELYRLPQGYPVLLPGSTGYVYGEVMTFPDTRKTLERLDELEEYNEKDPEGSYYLRVLKDVEILETGEHLQAWCYLFPESRRRELEKIAVRLPTGYWDPTEL comes from the coding sequence ATGGAGCGTCAAGGATTTTATCCACCGGAAAGTCATTATTTTTTCTTTTATGGGACCCTATGTCGGAGGGGTTCCAATTTCAAAAAGTACGCCTACGACGCCTTAACCATTCAAGAAGCCAGAACTTTAGGAGAACTTTATCGCCTTCCCCAGGGGTATCCGGTCCTGCTGCCAGGTTCTACAGGATATGTTTACGGTGAAGTCATGACCTTTCCAGATACCCGGAAAACCCTGGAACGATTGGACGAGTTGGAGGAATATAATGAGAAAGATCCTGAAGGAAGCTATTACCTTCGGGTTTTAAAGGACGTTGAGATTTTGGAAACCGGCGAACACCTCCAGGCCTGGTGCTATCTGTTTCCGGAGAGTCGTCGTAGAGAGCTGGAAAAGATTGCTGTCAGGCTTCCTACGGGATATTGGGATCCAACCGAACTTTAG
- a CDS encoding NAD(P)/FAD-dependent oxidoreductase — translation MARTQLFSKIQRALKLAAYFETKGISTTEGLEQIAEVQWSRRRFLQTATAVVAGIVVDKVFPEFSVMAAEGPRVVIVGAGCAGLTCAYRLQQAGIQARVLEADTRVGGRMFTLRKAFPDGQIAELGGEFIDTSHTSLRRLVKELGLTLIDVHKADDNLVSDVYYFENRSVPYTEIVENFRPVAALILKDLATLTGDGSVTYKNPHNGQALDRLSIAEWLNTRGVTGVIGSLLEVAYLGEYGLEVDEQSALNLLFLIGTDPDHFKLFGESDERFHIAEGNDSVPKQLAQRLRRPIEFETRLEAIRQLANGTYRLTVNQAGKAKDITADEVVLAIPFTMLRQVNIQVPLPPVKRLAIETLGYGTNAKIIAGFSQRIWQMAGSNGSTFSDLSYQSSWDTSRGQAGKHGILTNFVGGKRGITVGKGTPQEQAADFVSQINKIFPGATTAYTGQAARYHWPTAPFVEGSYACYRPGQYTTLAGAEMEPVKGLHFAGEHTSLDFQGFMNGATESGERAAKEVLSRVLRRRVR, via the coding sequence ATGGCCAGAACCCAACTTTTTTCTAAAATTCAACGTGCTTTAAAACTTGCCGCATACTTTGAAACGAAAGGTATTTCCACAACGGAGGGGCTTGAACAGATTGCCGAGGTTCAATGGAGTCGCCGTCGGTTCCTTCAAACAGCCACCGCCGTCGTAGCCGGGATAGTGGTGGATAAAGTGTTTCCAGAATTTTCGGTAATGGCCGCCGAGGGTCCCCGGGTTGTCATTGTGGGTGCAGGTTGTGCCGGACTGACCTGTGCTTATCGACTTCAGCAAGCGGGGATCCAGGCCCGTGTGCTAGAGGCAGATACCCGGGTGGGAGGACGTATGTTTACGTTGCGTAAGGCCTTTCCTGACGGCCAGATTGCAGAGCTGGGGGGTGAGTTCATCGATACCAGCCACACCTCGCTTCGGCGTCTGGTTAAGGAACTAGGACTTACACTGATCGATGTCCATAAGGCCGATGATAACTTGGTCTCGGATGTTTATTACTTTGAAAACCGTTCTGTGCCCTATACCGAGATCGTAGAAAATTTTCGTCCGGTCGCTGCGCTTATTCTGAAAGATCTTGCAACCCTTACCGGGGATGGATCGGTGACCTATAAAAACCCCCACAATGGTCAAGCCCTGGACCGTCTCAGTATCGCCGAATGGTTAAATACACGGGGTGTAACCGGGGTCATTGGATCTTTACTGGAAGTAGCCTATCTGGGGGAATACGGCCTTGAAGTGGATGAACAAAGTGCTCTGAATTTACTCTTTTTGATCGGAACCGATCCAGATCACTTCAAACTCTTCGGGGAAAGTGATGAGCGCTTCCATATCGCCGAAGGTAATGATAGTGTACCAAAGCAACTTGCCCAGCGACTTCGGCGACCCATCGAGTTTGAAACTCGCCTGGAAGCCATCCGACAGCTTGCCAATGGGACTTATCGCTTGACGGTTAACCAGGCCGGTAAGGCCAAAGATATTACAGCCGACGAGGTGGTTCTGGCCATCCCTTTTACCATGCTTCGGCAGGTTAACATCCAGGTCCCACTCCCTCCGGTTAAGCGACTGGCTATAGAGACCCTGGGCTATGGTACCAATGCGAAGATTATTGCAGGCTTTTCCCAACGGATCTGGCAGATGGCCGGAAGTAACGGCAGTACTTTTTCAGATCTGAGTTATCAATCCTCTTGGGACACAAGCCGTGGACAGGCCGGTAAACATGGAATTCTGACAAACTTCGTGGGAGGAAAGCGTGGAATTACGGTCGGTAAGGGGACTCCTCAGGAACAAGCTGCCGATTTCGTTTCCCAGATCAACAAAATTTTCCCCGGAGCCACGACGGCTTATACCGGGCAAGCTGCCCGTTACCACTGGCCGACGGCGCCTTTCGTTGAAGGAAGTTATGCCTGCTATAGACCGGGTCAATATACCACCCTGGCAGGAGCCGAAATGGAACCGGTTAAGGGCCTCCACTTTGCCGGAGAACATACAAGTCTTGATTTTCAAGGATTTATGAACGGAGCTACTGAATCCGGTGAACGTGCTGCTAAAGAAGTTCTCAGTCGGGTGTTGAGACGGAGGGTTCGATAA
- a CDS encoding DUF4241 domain-containing protein, translated as MKHPDFSKAFQDGQKIVVADEEILLKCHPIGELVLTSGKLVACDPLVCPEPKPFTVSFRPGSYPVILSVAHFLDTGDERVVCAMIQTGSEMPVRWEMATIPGQDLGSLREREIFGYGVDSEMGCFMDAETAQILMEKLEHEEGYRERLISEFEKTYLPSWSWMNICMNPSNGANLIAFSSGFGDGFYATYLGYGPDGRVSRVVTDFDLLDMEEAV; from the coding sequence ATGAAACATCCCGACTTTTCCAAGGCCTTTCAGGATGGTCAAAAAATAGTGGTTGCAGATGAAGAAATCCTTTTAAAATGTCATCCCATTGGGGAGCTGGTTTTGACTTCAGGCAAGTTAGTTGCCTGTGATCCCCTGGTTTGTCCGGAGCCCAAACCCTTTACGGTAAGTTTTAGACCGGGTTCTTATCCGGTTATTTTAAGCGTTGCCCATTTCCTGGATACCGGGGATGAGAGGGTTGTCTGTGCTATGATCCAGACAGGTTCTGAGATGCCCGTACGATGGGAAATGGCTACAATTCCGGGTCAGGATCTGGGCTCCCTGAGGGAAAGGGAGATATTTGGTTATGGGGTTGATTCGGAAATGGGATGTTTTATGGATGCAGAAACGGCTCAGATACTTATGGAAAAATTAGAACATGAAGAGGGCTATCGGGAAAGGTTAATTTCGGAGTTTGAAAAAACCTACCTTCCCTCCTGGTCTTGGATGAATATATGTATGAATCCTTCCAATGGAGCAAATCTCATAGCCTTTTCGTCGGGCTTTGGAGATGGTTTTTATGCAACCTACCTGGGATACGGCCCGGATGGACGCGTCAGTCGTGTGGTAACCGATTTTGACCTTTTGGATATGGAAGAGGCCGTGTAA